A DNA window from Borreliella spielmanii contains the following coding sequences:
- a CDS encoding plasmid maintenance protein, with translation MSISANKKKPNCHNKLQRKLIVLISTLAYINTKYKKYTQKTILYYFNENLKRNGQAPTTLRTLQKYLYKLEREFKVTTNYYKHLGVNFGTEIYYHLNYEKNVCHFKINQYFQEKMHSRFKSRVHNYLKDKSLKKGNVELEECLYNKNNIKEERNSNKIEEYKKIKYFNKCNFSNKKTLLDLLKLDISTNLAIEIFKTVKRYENSLTKSKHISFNKSCYKDKQNKLKEILENIQKELEEKGYNLEQLKINIQKIYEIYKNKPHFIIEHQKYSDLSAIKRKLEKLIELKKENPQKDYQNIKTYIFNILIDKLKEKTNIKFLKPIIKTYLNSKKKLEYNKVFDTYYYELLELIKNENNSLMLKEVV, from the coding sequence ATGTCAATATCAGCCAATAAAAAAAAGCCAAATTGCCACAATAAATTACAACGTAAATTAATAGTTCTTATCTCAACACTAGCCTACATAAACACTAAATATAAGAAATATACACAAAAAACCATACTCTATTACTTTAATGAAAATCTAAAAAGAAATGGTCAAGCTCCTACTACATTAAGAACACTGCAAAAATATCTTTACAAATTAGAAAGAGAATTTAAAGTAACAACCAACTACTACAAACATTTGGGTGTAAATTTTGGCACTGAAATTTACTATCACCTTAATTATGAAAAAAATGTATGCCACTTTAAAATCAACCAATACTTTCAAGAAAAAATGCACTCTAGATTTAAATCTAGAGTGCATAACTACCTTAAAGACAAATCTCTAAAAAAGGGTAATGTAGAGTTGGAGGAGTGTTTATATAATAAAAATAATATAAAAGAAGAAAGAAATTCTAATAAAATAGAAGAATATAAAAAAATAAAGTATTTCAATAAATGTAACTTTTCAAATAAAAAAACTCTTTTGGATTTATTAAAATTAGATATTAGTACAAATTTGGCAATTGAAATATTTAAAACCGTCAAAAGATATGAAAATAGTTTAACAAAAAGCAAACATATTTCTTTTAATAAATCTTGCTATAAAGATAAGCAAAATAAATTAAAAGAAATTCTAGAAAATATTCAAAAAGAATTAGAAGAAAAAGGGTACAATTTAGAACAATTGAAAATAAATATCCAAAAAATATATGAAATTTACAAAAATAAACCCCATTTTATTATTGAACATCAGAAATATAGCGATTTAAGTGCAATAAAACGCAAATTGGAAAAATTAATTGAATTAAAAAAAGAAAACCCACAAAAAGATTATCAAAATATAAAAACATATATTTTCAATATTCTTATTGATAAACTGAAAGAAAAGACAAATATTAAATTTCTCAAGCCAATTATAAAAACTTATTTGAATAGCAAAAAGAAATTAGAATATAATAAAGTATTTGATACGTATTACTATGAATTATTAGAGCTGATAAAAAATGAAAATAATTCTTTAATGTTAAAAGAAGTTGTATAA